A section of the Cutibacterium granulosum genome encodes:
- a CDS encoding type II toxin-antitoxin system Phd/YefM family antitoxin codes for MRTISQREMRNDSGQILRDVESGEAMVVTRRGLPVAQVMPCGGCRKAIRPASVPATFAVNDLVTSSAATGAILDDLRDER; via the coding sequence ATGCGAACCATCAGCCAGCGGGAGATGCGCAACGACAGTGGCCAGATCCTCCGGGACGTCGAGTCCGGGGAGGCCATGGTCGTCACACGACGCGGCCTGCCGGTCGCCCAGGTGATGCCCTGTGGAGGCTGCCGCAAGGCGATCAGGCCAGCCAGTGTGCCCGCGACCTTCGCAGTGAATGATCTGGTGACGAGCTCCGCTGCAACCGGGGCCATTCTCGACGATCTGCGCGACGAACGATGA
- a CDS encoding toxin PIN yields MDALHLAATTDLGVDALATYDQRLQSAAHEIGMPVVAPS; encoded by the coding sequence CTGGACGCCTTGCATCTGGCTGCCACCACCGATCTTGGCGTTGACGCGTTGGCCACCTACGACCAGCGTCTACAGTCGGCGGCGCACGAAATCGGCATGCCGGTTGTCGCTCCCTCGTGA